The Diospyros lotus cultivar Yz01 chromosome 11, ASM1463336v1, whole genome shotgun sequence region ACCAGTCGGGTTTGCACTAAATGATTATAAACAATGTGGACATTATTAGCATTACCTGATGCACTGTTATGCTCACATCAGTTCGAACCATATATAATGCAGCAAGGACCTCATTGCGTTTCTCTCTACCAAGCACCTCAATGATTGCACGCCCATGTGCCTCAGTACTTGCACCTTCATCATCACTACCACCCTCGAGAAGTGTTTTTCCAGAAGTCCCAGCAACCTGGAGAAATAGACAAAGTTagataaacaacaaaaaatttcacaaaGGTAACTTTGAAAAGGATGCAAAGCATATACCTTGAATAACAGATCACCAACAATTCTACGGAGCTTTGTCTAATATGCCAACTATCACTAAAAATGCCATCCTCCACAGCAGGAAGGAGCAGAGGCAAAGACCTGACATGAGACAGCAATGTTATTACAGActaaaattagcaacattataTTTCTTTGCAACTTATTTCTGAGTCCttggtgggattaaggcttgatatgttgtttattGATCACATACTCCACTCCAGATTTAACTGGAGAAAGTATATAGGATCACaggtcaaaaaaaaaatgcatgcaCAAAAACCATACGTTGTTGCATAATGCTGAACCAAGACATGACCAGCACTGAGAGCAGCATCTCATACAGATTCATTCTCAACAGCAAGACATGTATAATGTTGGAAGGAGACAATATAGAAAACAGACAGAATAATTGGAAGAGACATTgcaaatttaaaatgtatagTGAAATAAGATATGTATAAACATGCCCAAAAACAGAACATGGGGTGAAACCAAATATTTACCATCTAGGATAGCAGGTAACACCTGCTGCAAATAGTTCTAAAATTGTACACCTAATGACCTCGGCAAGTACAACAAAAGAGATTCAATTAAAGAATTTCAATGAAGACTTGCCACAAAACACACAATACTAACAGATATAGCTAGATATTAAGTTTCTCTTTACCTTGAAAAGTGTCAAAAAACCATCACGAACTGATGCCTTTTGATGAGAATAGTTTCGAATGATATCAGGAAGTATCTGCTCAAAATATTCCTTGCCTAGTGCAGCCAAAATctagagaaaatagaaaagcaaCCTCCTTATTATCTACTAATTAAAAAAACACCAGTTTTGGAAATGACTAACACAAAACTCCATGATAAATAATTACTTGGGGAAAATTCAACCAGAGTCCATATAAGGTTTCCTAAAAAAGTTAAACAAGAAGGAGAAGCAGGCGGTGGCAACTAGTAGCTGCATGATGGCCAACTCATTTTTCTTGCCACTTAGTTGCTGCTTCAGTTGAAGCAAACCTCTCTACTTGGTTCTAGAACATTGTCCATGTTTTAGAAATTTGATTAGTTTAACGAGAATGGTTTAGTCTAATTTTATTCCTGATAAATCAATTCCAATCAAAACCTCTCTACTTGGTTGGGTGAATGTCGGCTTCAGAGTCAACTTCTGCTCAATTGCTGGTACCAATAGACCACCACCTCCTCACCAACCAATGTCTAACTGGTGATGCTAATAGGCAATTCCATCCATCAGCTGATACATTAAGTCAAACTTGGTCAAGGTTCAGGTCAGTTCTTCTATGTTCATTATTCATCCAACATTCTTAAATCTAAACCATGGGTGTTACAGTTAACTCTCGGATGAGATAAAAAGAAATGGATCACGAcaaagaatttcaaatttcgTTTTGGATTGGTGCTCTGGAAAAAGACAGAAAGCTATATTGGAATATATCCGTAACCTCTCCAATGAAAGATCTcaggttcttttttttttttttacatcacaaataagcatattcacttgtatattattatttattaaagggATAATTCTAGGTATGGAAATATGAACAAACCCCaaattttgtaaacaaattagAAGAAAGCTTTCAACATGAACACATATGATTGAAGGCAAACAGAAATTTGAATATGGAAAAGGAATGGGGTAAACACCAAGAATACAGAGGAAATTTGTATTTAGCTAGAACCCAAattcagtatatatatatatatatgtatacacaaaTACagaaatttgtatttgtaatacatatacacacaaaatatatatacacacagaatatatatatacacagaatacatatacacacacagaatatatatatatacatatacctttGAGGCGGCGGAGGCGGACGCGGAGCCCGACCAAGCTAGAGGCGGCTTCGGCGGCGACTGGAGGCCAAGGCAGCAGTGACGACAGGAGGCAGAGGTGAAAGCGGAGGCAGCGACGGATGGTCGACTCTCGGGAGTAGtttccacagagagagagagagagagagaggaagaggggGTGAGTTAAGGTTAGATTTGGGGAAGAatgaggggggagagagagagagacggagTAGTTGCTAcccagttttcatttttttttaatatttatttgttaaataaaaataaaagattttatgtaaataatattattaattattgattaataaaaataaaaaaaattatgaaaaaaattacttagtttgatatattatattatttttaatatgttcatatttttcaatatattgtattatcaataaataaaataatttatgaaaaatttattatttataaaaaaataatttatgaaaaaaactaattaatttgatagatcatattatttttaatatgttcataatttttcaatatattgtattatcaataaataagtaatgcccaattataatagtttaataattatatttatacatttacagaaaaatttaattatattagaattattaaattatataaagtaatacttaaatcttaataatttttttttattattttatagttagaattaaaaattttaatcaataacGACGGAAAAATGATTTATTAACGATGACTTATTTAGCCCGTCGTTAAAACTTATCTTATAATGAgagaatttatatttagtcgttaataaTACTATATTAACCACCAAAATTAATCCTGTCGTTAACTTTTGGTCGTTaataactcttttttttgtagtgtttcttgaagatcttcaattttggttgtatttttctgttctttcttctctccaacatcatgaacttcgtttttattattctttcattggttgaaactatattaggctaagtactttgtgactagggtgattgatgaaacctagttcgatgatggtttaattaaaagtattcgggttttatcatattcttgtctttcggggttgatcgtttgttatgcactaatttcgttttgatgcttggccgccattagaacatgtttgtgatttatattgctttcgagaaattaaatatagattagcacttggtaataaacgacataaggttcgataataggtagagataccgttatgccttgtgaaatcttatttagatgatcattggataaatgcatgtatgtatatttatagattaattatagataattaatctcatatgtaaatatagattcgattgaccatcgagagaagcttttaattaacttaaaatcaTCAATTTCAACCCAAAGCAAGAATTACAAAACTGGATCACtgaaagattaaaccaattGAAGAACTACgatggattcatgaaccctaatGCATTAAATTTCTACATTCAAAAatctaaagaattattttgtgttttccatttagAGAATTagttttagttaatataaaacttacagtgagtattcttttaattgtgtgtggTTTATTAAAGTTGATAGTGGTTAAAGTAAGGATCAAAAACTAATCCTCATGAGAACGATActctattcatcattatattacttgttacaaTTCTGTTCACTTGAGGGAAATAATACGCGAACATCTACAATATCCATTTCATAGATTAtgacatgtgactcaccatgctttttcattagtatctcatactaatcaaatgtagtagcCATGTGCTAGTctgtaattgattaattatagtcgtattttgagaaatctaagCACTAGGAATAatctttaagaaatccttaacCTCGAAAATctttatcacatattcttaatacttaagaataagattatcATTAGGAAATCTAAGAGTTCATTCATAAGATCGATTCAATATGTATGAATAAATCTATATCCCAATTTTCTGTCCTCAGGTTCTCAGAACTCCACTTTTAGGGTATCCATTCGGTGGAGATTGCTTTCTACAATTAAGGCTTGTAGAACCACCTTTGTGTAAGTGTGTGCCCCTATTGAGCTTAACATCTATTGGATTTCCAATTTTAGTCTATCGAGAAATTTCTGGGCCTTTGCCTCTTGGTCCAAGTTATAGAtgggcatatacttgattagcCGAGTAAAACAATCTTCATACTAGGCAACTGTCATGTCTCCAGTTTGCTTCAGGTTCATAAATTCCCAaccttttttcattttcttacaTAGGGGAAAATACTTGGCATTGAAAagttctttaaattgtgcctaTTCAATACTTGGCATACCTTGCTCCATAGGGCCTTTTAGGGTCCTTTGTATAGTCCTCCACCAATAGTTTGCCTTGTCTCAAAGCATGAAGGTGCCACAATTAACTTTTTCTTCCTTGTTacaattgataaaataaaaaatttctcgATTTTCTCCAGCCAATACTAACTTTCACTTGGGTCAGCTCTTACTTTTCCTCAAAAGATAGGCGGATTTAACTGCTAAAACTTGTCAATGATATCAGGAGCTTGAGCAGTAGCCTAACCTATTAGTTGTGTCCCCTATATAAATGTTAGCATATTTTCCATGACTCACTCCATTCGGCCTATGCGGGTTCCATCCTCCTGGCTTCTTTCTTGGAGTGGATTTTCCAGAGTTTCTGATGTTTCCTCATGGGAGTATGTGATTCTTCCTCCTAGGTATTATTCCTACGATGGTTTGGAGTGGCTGGTTCAAATCTTTGAGAAAGTcgagtattcaccatctgaaataGCCATACTCAAAATCATGAGATCAATATTTAAACCTTAGTAGTAAAATAATTCAGCTAATCAGACTAAAACTTCAAAATTGTAAGTTTTTCGACTTTCCCAACTTTTGTGGATCCAGCAGATTTCCAATCCAACAAATTCCAAATACTTATATCCCCAAATCTGTATGAGGTTTGACGAACTAAGTGCCTACTAGATCTTTATTGGGTCTATAACTTGGATTTAGATAATCtcccaaattttgaaattcctGTAGAACAATTAGACAATAAAATAGTCTCTCGAGCACTTGTTATCTAATATCCTTAAGATTCTAGGTTcatcaaatattttcaaaacaaagtAGTATTCCAAGTTCCATTGATCTTTCATTATCCTGTAAAATAATTAGGCATCTCCCAAACAATTATTACCTAGAATCCTAAAGtttccaaatttatcaaattccTGCAAAATAGTCATGAGTACGAGATTCTAATGAACCATATCTAGAAGTACCTCCAAAATCCAATTAGTCTCCTAAGACTTCAAACCCGTAAATTTCTACAAACAGTTGTAAATAAGGAATTCTAACAAACCATATATGAAAATGTCTCCAAAAATCTAATGAGTTACACGGGATTTCAGCTAGGTGTTTAATCTCaccaataattaaaatacttacTCATACCAAACCTCATTCTACTTATTCATCAGATTTTGCTGACAATCGTCTATATTTCCTAATACGGCTACATGACCTAATCATGTCACCAAGAAGCTCAAAGATTAGTAACATATATCATAAACGTctcatatcattattttttccttttgtacACGTATGTGCATGTATATAACAAACATCTCATCTCACttatttgtacatatatatataaccctcGTTCTTACAAAATCAAAgctattcttcttcaattttagATCCTGACAAGGGTGTAAGGGCTCATTCCTCGAGTCCTTCTTCGTGACATCCTATCAAGTTCAGAGGTATGTCTATATTTGTTTCAACCTCGTGTAGGTAGATAATAAAAGCTATAAGATCATCATAGGCTCCTTAAGCGTGAAGCTCATTTCTAATGTCTTGCTATTCTACAgtcaataaataaatcaaatatgttATTTAAAGATCTACATTGTAGGGAACCTTCATGTAGGGTGGAAATTACTACAAAGCAGGGGTAACTAAATCCAGGAAATCTCCTAACACATCCTATGGGTGCATGTATCACCCTTCCAAGAGCGTCATCCACCATCCCATGATGGCCCACTGATGTTGATTTTCTACTATATTTTGATCCATACCTGTCACAGACCAAAGTATCCTCAAAGTTAGTAAATCAAGACCATATGTTCTaactttgataccaactgtaacactcaatttctaaatattacaaCGTTGCTAATACATACCAATATTACATGTGAGGGTTATGGAAATCCTTATTAGCAGAAGtaaaggatcgaacctgaaaagCTAAATAGCTAGGGTtttcactaaatattttaatacaagTACAAGTATGATGCAAAACCCTcaaaaattaaggaaataaaGATAGAACCAAGCTTTATAGTAGCTCTTGTTTATACAGCACCAGTAGTACAATGCTTAAGATGTATATTTACAAGGCTTGAGATATATACACAACAAATATTAGAGAAATCCAATTAAACTTCAACCACCTCTTAGCCTTTTCCTTTACTTGTCTCTAGGGTACTTGGCACATTTGAATATGCCAAtgtaagatatgaaatatattagtGAGAGTTCAGAATAAAATTTTCTTCGCGTAAATGTAACATGCAGTATGAAATATCCCTATGTGGTAGCCATGTCAAGATGTTGCAATCATTCCCGCTAGTCATCATGTCCAAACTCTCCAACCCCACCGCACAGGCATGTGATCACTCCTCGATCACACATGATGACCTACATCAACTAGCCACAAGCGTCATGGTGCATGATAAATGGAAATAACATGTTTGCCATGGAAacacatgatatgcaagccacaaaCCATACAAAATGAAACTACAAATGGCTGGGATTAAGAAAGTATATGtaggaaccactcaccttgttgTTTTACTTGTAGCACTATTGTTCACATTTGCGGGGGCTTGTTTTTCTACAATAAACATGAATTTTGTAAAGGGTGTACCCTATTTCTTTCCATAAacctcatttattttatttttctctattttttggtatttttttagaatttttgaacttaccacGCACCTACACAACCCCTTGGAAGGGGTCTCACGTGCCTTTACACGTAGCCTGGTTTGGTGCGTGTATCACACGCACCGGTTGTCTTATCTGGCGACAGTGACACGAACTCAGCTGGCCTTCgattttttggttgtttcaacTCCGTTTCACTCCCCGTTCGTTCCTACaccttcctctttctctcttctagCCAAATATAGCCTTAAACCACCCGTTCCTAGCCATTTTTTGGCAGCTTCAACCCAGGTTCttacaaaactcaaaaatctGATGAAGCTTcgtttctccctcatttcttcaCCAAATTCACTCTTTCCTTTTGCAGAATCTTCCTTTTACTCTCAAGAACTTAATCTTAACTTTTAATCCCCTTAAATCAGCCTAGTTTTGGCTCAAATCTCATCGGTATGCTTTGAGTGTTAACtcatggcctatttatagacatctTCGaccaatcttcttcttccacctACTCAATTAGGTGTTGCTTTGTTTTTAGAGCCTCATCATAACCCCAAATAGAAAATTTGGCTAGTTTGCTCCTTCAACAAGTTCATTAcggatttttaaaaattacactttggcccaaaacTTTACACTTTCGCACTTTGACCCATGTATCTTTTAAGGCCTTGGCTACTCTTGAACCTCATTATTTTGATCCCCAAACGCACTTAGGAAGAGGCTTCTTGCATTTTTTATCGGCCCCTAAGAAGGTTTCCAATACTTTTGGTAAattaaattttctcccaaaccttttaaaaattgcatttttttcttcCGAGCTTTCATGATCCTTTGAAATATTCTATTTCTTCAAATGTATAAGTTTTACAAAAAATCTGAGTTTTACAACACCATTGTGAGGCCCAAAGACTGATCGAACTCCTATTAAATCTTGTATGACTTATGGGTCAACTTTTAAAGTTGGATCATTTTAACCTTTGTAATAATATTCAccgtaagaattaaaattgattataacTTAGCTAATGATTATAATTAAACGAAGAGCAAACCATAAATTATTTGTCTCCATCAAACTCttctatgaaaaattataaatcaaatcGGACAAAATAGTCTATgtcaaatttaacaattttaattaagatGATCATCAGCATGCTCCTTTGCTCCAACGGCATCCTCTAAAATAATGGTGGAGTAAGGCATCCCCAGGTGTTCCCTGTTGAgctaattatcaaaataaatataaacttttcCCTGTTGAGTTATTAGTCCTTCCTTCTTGTTGTCTAACTTTGATGTCTTCTCATGCAgcgtgtatgtgtgtgtgtgtgtctttatttatatatatatatatatatatattgtatggtCACGCAAATGAATGAGGCTATATACGTACGTATAGGAGGAACTTGACCCACTCAAAATATGctgtaaattattaattatttatgatcATTCTCCCATAATGGAGTCCCAAATTACGAACAGAGTTttggtttctattttttaatatgaacaAACAGTTCACCATCCTTTTCTCCCTGTGTACTTTATATGACTAAGATAAAGTTTTATGCTGGAACTATCACAGCCCCACTACTGGATTGGGTTAATGACATGGCACCACCTATTAATGTGTCagagtgtaaattaaatttaattttaaaaagattatttttttataattataaaaaattaatttcaatactTCTTTGCTCTCTCCTGTTTTAGTTCTCTGTGTCTCCTCAACTCTCCCTCTTATGCTCAccaccatttctctctctttagcTATGtcaccatttctctctcttcaacTATGTCAACTTAAGTAGTGTCTCCTCAACTCTCTTTATCTTCTTAACTACGTCTCATCAGTTTCCCCTTTCTCTCCGATCAACTCCATTATCTCCTTGGTTCTCTCCCTCTTTGGCTATCtcctcaactttctcaccaACACCGTTCATCgcctcttcctctctttctagCCACCATCTCCTCATATCCCTCCCTAATcgtcttctcttcctctctctgcAGAACTTTCCCTTCCTTTCATTTCCCTCTTCCTCGCACGAGATTCAATCACCATCATtggtaaataaatataatttggtaTGCTTACAACAACTACATCACAAGCCCTTATCCCACTAATGAGATCATCTATAAGAATTTTATCTCTCCATGGCCATATCCATTTGGTCTAgttaatataaaagtaaaataaaataaaatagtaaggACTTCCATACAAGGTAAAAAGCTGAGGAAAAGCTAGAGTTGACCGAAGAGAAAGGAGGAACTGAGGAAATGTAGAGGAAACACAgtcagagagagaaagggagttGGGGAAACGCTGTCAAAGCTGAGGAGACATAGccagagaaaaatagagagctAAAAAGACGTAGAGGAGACAAAGTCTGAGAAAGAAAGGGAGTTGAGGAGATGTCATTAGAGCTAAGGACACATAGCCAAAGAGAGAGGGAGTTGAGGGTGAAGAAGGACGCCAACATTTGGTGTATCAATgcaataagtttttaattttcaatttttttttgaaaacaaacataaaatgtaGCTGAAGATAAAGCACAAGATCGCCTTGCAAGACTCAATTTCCAAACGACCATATGCATAATATCGAAACCACACCATCGAGTGTCGAGGGATATACCTTATGTCGGATATTCAAATCTGGTGAAGAGGCTCAAATCTCCTCCGATGGCAGCAACTCTTACCTCCAGTAGCTCCCGAACAACTCTATTGGGCAGTCCCCTACTACCCCGAACAACAAACTAGATGACCAATAAGTCTCCTAAAATTACAGAAGACCTAGTCAATCTACGCTCCTAATGTGGATGAAGCCCGCAATGAGACCTATGTCCTAGCCAAGTCTACTGTGGGTGATTAAGTTATATTTTGGGTTCAAAGAGAATAGATTTGTCAATCCATTATACACTCTATATGGATTGGGTTGCTACaatagcaaaaaagaaaaaaaggagcAAAGTCAGAAATGGAATAGGGTTTAGAGGCTCTAAAGGAGGAATAAAGCTCTAATCAAACTATCATtaatcattagtatctcatactaatcaaatgtagtagcTATGTGCTAGTctgtaattgatttaattatagccgtattttgagaaatctaagCACTAGGAATAatctttaagaaatccttaacCTTGAAAATctttatcacatattcttaatacttAAGAGTAAGATTATCATTAGGAAATCTAAGAGTTCATTCATAAGATCGATTCAATAtgtatgaataaaaatatgatcttaaaatatgaaaatatattttattatatttataatatttacatcattagtcccttAATTACAAtcgctagatgtcatctaaatctcaCATTAGAATACTATAACACTAATAAAGGATATGCTAGAATTGATCGGAAATGCTATTGGATTTGAGGAGATGCAGTCGTAATTGactagagaaagagagaaggagagctGAGGAGATGTTGAGAACTAGAGAGGGAGGGAGCACcaaagttttgaaattaatttcttacctttataaaaaaattaaattgaccgTGGAGCATAAAATTTTTCAtgactaaattttttatgctcttttataattataaacacATCAAGCGATTGCCGGGCCGGCGGCCTTCAGTCAGGTCATGAAATAGAAGGAAGGACCAACACTTTTCCCATTCCAACTATAtgactaaattttttatgcCCTTTTATAAACACATCACGTGATTATAAAGTAATATATGATCTAATCAAACACATGCAGTTCATAACTACAAAACTTTTCACAggatatcatttttcttataaataggaCCAGCAAGCTCAGATCACAAAAGACATCAGAAAGCTAGCTACCAAGGACAATTGATTTGGAGGGCTCTAATTAATACGCTGTGATAACATGGAGTTGTTCTttgttttgctctctctctgtctgtTCTTCATCCTAAAGGCCTGCCTCAATAATGTCCTGCTGGGTTTCCCAAATCGCAGATTTAGAAAGCTTCCACCAGGGCCGAGAGGCTTGCCATTGATCGGAAACCTTCTGATGATCGGCGACAGACCTCACGAGTCCCTTCCCAAGCTGGCCAAGATCCACGGTCCTCTCATGACAGTGAAACTCGGCTTCGCCACCACTGTGGTGGCTTCTTCTGCCGAGATGGCAAAAGAAATTTTCCAAAAGAATGATCGGGCATGCATGGGCAGGGCCATCCCAGATGCCGTCACTGCAGAAACCGATCACCACTTGTCCTTGGTTTGGTCGTCAGGAGGCCCTCACTGGACAAATTTGAGAAAGCTATGCAACACCCAACTTTTCACGGCCCAAAGATTGGATCAGCTGCAGCATCTGCGACATCAAATTATGGATAATATGGTTAGCCACGTGGCGGAAGCGAGAGACGCCAAAGAAGGCATTTTCGTGGGGAGGCTGGTGTTCGGCACGTCGTTGAACTTGCTGTCGAACACCATGTTCTCGGGGGCTATGCTGGATGCGAAATCGGATGCCATGAAAGAGCTGAAGGTGTTGATGGCGAGGATAATGGAGCTTGCGGGAAGGCCCAATCTGGCAGACTGTTTTCCTTTCCTGAGCCGGTTTGATCCGCAGGGAATAAGGAGGGAGATTAAGGTGTCCTACGATCGTTTGCATGAATTGCTTGAGGACATGATTGATCAACGGATGAAGCGAAGAGCATCTGGTTCGCCTAGATGCGGGGATTTCTTGGATGTTCTCTTTGATCATAGTGAAAAGCATGGCGATGAATTTGACCGCcggaatataaatattctcctCTCGGTacgtatatatttataatctcTCTACTAAGCATGAGCCaaattaaatgacaataattCATGGAAAATGAGTAAACATATATTCTGGGCTGATTAgttttattaatatatgaaaaatagaaCTTAGCTCTTTAACAGTTGATATATCTTCTATATGTAATTAATCACTCCTCCATTATGTTATTGCATGCATGAATGACAGGATTTGTTCATTGGCGGCACTGATACCACCAGTACCACAATAGAATGGGCAATGACAGAGCTTCTCCGCAACCCAACCATCATGGCCAAGGCAAAGACAGAACTAGCCCTAACCATCGGATCAAAAAGAAGCGTCCAAGAACAAGACCTTCCCAAACTTCCATACCTGGACGCAATCATCAAAGAGACAATGAGGCTCCACCCCACAgctcctcttctccttcctcatcGAGCAGAGACAGAGGTTGAGGTTTGTGGGTACACCATTCCCAAGCACACCCAAATCCTCGTGAACGCGTGGTCTATGGCACAAGACGCTTCATATTGGGTCCAGCCAAAAAACTTTACTCCAGAAAGGTTTTTAAGTTCAGAAGTTGATTTCGTAGGCAAGAACTTTGCATTTATACCATTTGGTGCGGGACGAAGGATTTGCCCAGGCTTGGGCCTTGGCATAAGAATGCTCAA contains the following coding sequences:
- the LOC127813482 gene encoding geraniol 8-hydroxylase-like is translated as MELFFVLLSLCLFFILKACLNNVLLGFPNRRFRKLPPGPRGLPLIGNLLMIGDRPHESLPKLAKIHGPLMTVKLGFATTVVASSAEMAKEIFQKNDRACMGRAIPDAVTAETDHHLSLVWSSGGPHWTNLRKLCNTQLFTAQRLDQLQHLRHQIMDNMVSHVAEARDAKEGIFVGRLVFGTSLNLLSNTMFSGAMLDAKSDAMKELKVLMARIMELAGRPNLADCFPFLSRFDPQGIRREIKVSYDRLHELLEDMIDQRMKRRASGSPRCGDFLDVLFDHSEKHGDEFDRRNINILLSDLFIGGTDTTSTTIEWAMTELLRNPTIMAKAKTELALTIGSKRSVQEQDLPKLPYLDAIIKETMRLHPTAPLLLPHRAETEVEVCGYTIPKHTQILVNAWSMAQDASYWVQPKNFTPERFLSSEVDFVGKNFAFIPFGAGRRICPGLGLGIRMLKLVLANLLYHFDWKLPNGMLPQELDMQDKFGVTLQKAIPLVAIPVAVAAAIP